In Archocentrus centrarchus isolate MPI-CPG fArcCen1 chromosome 22, fArcCen1, whole genome shotgun sequence, one DNA window encodes the following:
- the gphb5 gene encoding glycoprotein hormone beta-5: MTPQRTQPQWRAGMVLCWFLLGISLKPDSINCASAVNLRRFIGCAVREFTFLARKPGCGGLHITTDACWGRCETWEKPVLEPPFIESYQRVCTYNETRMVTVKLPNCQPNVDPTYSYPVALRCDCGVCLTSTTECITSV; encoded by the exons ATGACCCCACAAAGGACACAGCCACAGTG GAGGGCTGGTATGGTCCTGTGCTGGTTTCTGCTCGGGATCTCTCTAAAACCTGACTCCATCAACTGTGCGTCAGCCGTCAACCTGCGACGTTTTATTGGCTGTGCAGTCAGGGAGTTCACCTTCCTGGCCAGGAAGCCCGGCTGTGGAGGGCTGCACATCACCACTGATGCCTGCTGGGGGCGCTGTGAGACTTGGGAG aaGCCGGTCCTGGAGCCTCCCTTCATTGAGTCCTATCAGCGGGTTTGTACTTACAATGAGACCCGCATGGTTACTGTGAAACTACCAAACTGCCAGCCCAACGTGGATCCAACATACAGCTATCCTGTGGCCTTGAGATGTGACTGTGGAGTCTGTCTGACGAGCACTACTGAATGCATAACCTCTGTGTGA